Proteins from a genomic interval of Oryctolagus cuniculus chromosome 8, mOryCun1.1, whole genome shotgun sequence:
- the LOC138843600 gene encoding zinc transporter ZIP10-like, with product MRRREVWGRENIALPGFLGGGRCVVGRDPHSGQVRDVSSSSADAEPGTREPVPDVPLPTMTPSTEEADHDHDHDPDHDPDHDHDHDAEPGTREPVPDVPLPTMTPSTEEADHDHDHDPDHDHDHDAEPGTREPVPDVPLPTMTPSTEEADHDHDHDPDHDPDHDHGRGPCALCPLPLGARWVSGAP from the exons atgaggcgtcgggaggtgtggggccgggagaacattgctctgcctggtttcctaggcggaggcaggtgtgttgtcggcagagaccctcactcaggccaagtgcgtgatgtctcttcttcttccgcagacgccgagcccggcacccgggaacctgttccggacgtgccgctcccaaccatgactcccagcaccgaggaggctgaccacgaccacgaccacgaccccgaccacgaccccgaccacgaccacgaccacg acgccgagcccggcacccgggaacctgttccggacgtgccgctcccaaccatgactcccagcaccgaggaggctgaccatgaccacgaccacgaccccgaccacgaccacgaccacg acgccgagcccggcacccgggaacctgttccggacgtgccgctcccaaccatgactcccagcaccgaggaggctgaccacgaccacgaccacgaccccgaccacgaccccgaccacgaccacggtaggggcccgtgtgccttgtgtcctctgcccctgggagcccgctgggtttccggggctccttga
- the LOC138843601 gene encoding zinc transporter ZIP10-like — MRRREVWGRENIALPGFLGGGRCVVGRDPHSGQVRDVSSSSADAEPGTREPVPDVPLPTMTPSTEEADHDHDHDPDHDHDHDAEPGTREPVPDVPLPTMTPSTEEADHDHDHDPDHDPDHDHGRGPCALCPLPLGARWVSGAP; from the exons atgaggcgtcgggaggtgtggggccgggagaacattgctctgcctggtttcctaggcggaggcaggtgtgttgtcggcagagaccctcactcaggccaagtgcgtgatgtctcttcttcttccgcagacgccgagcccggcacccgggaacctgttccggacgtgccgctcccaaccatgactcccagcaccgaggaggctgaccatgaccacgaccacgaccccgaccacgaccacgaccacg acgccgagcccggcacccgggaacctgttccggacgtgccgctcccaaccatgactcccagcaccgaggaggctgaccacgaccacgaccacgaccccgaccacgaccccgaccacgaccacggtaggggcccgtgtgccttgtgtcctctgcccctgggagcccgctgggtttccggggctccttga